CGCGGCGATCGCTGTACTGTTCCACGAGGATCAGCCCGCTGTCCGCATCGATCGCCACCAAGCACGTCTCGGGATGGAACGTCTCGTCCTCGCACACGACGATCGTCTTCGCCGCCATGGCGGCCCCGAGTCGACGTCGTTCGGCGTCCGCGTACGTGCCCAACAACTCCGTCATCCGCGTCATCACCCGGTGCTGGCTCCCATGCGAGGCCCCGACAAAACGGTCCAACTCGCTGAGTTTCAAGAACTCGCTCACCCGATCGGCACCGCAGCCCCCGGCCTGCACGAACACCAGATGGGCCGCCGTGACGATCCGGTGCAGCAACGCCAACCCCTCCGGACTGACGAAGTAGTCCCGCGACGCTGGCGACGCGTCGATCCCCGCCTTCTGCCCCAACCAGTGGTACAGCGTGCTGCTTGCCACCCCAGCCTCGGCCGCTGTGGCCCGCACCCCGCGGCCCATCGCCCGCCCTGTTTCGGCGCTCTCGACAAGAGCCACCATCCGCGCCCGCTGGCGGTTCGGTGTCACTGGCGCCCGACACTCGGCGGCGGTATCCTGTCCGGACACGGCTCGGCTCCCGGTTTTGGCAAGTCTGCAAACTCACCTTACCGGCCCGAGCCGTGCTTGTCTATGCCCTCTGAGTTGCTCCTACGCCTCCGGCGTGTCCAAGGCTATGACTGTGGCCGTGCGGAACTCGAGGCCAACTGGGTCCGAATGAAGGCCGGCCAAGCGCTGGACCGGATCGAACCACTCGACTGATAGGACTGACAATGATGGACTACCTACCGCTCGTCATCGGCGCCGAGTACCGGAGCGAGTACCGTATCCACATCTGGTTCAGCGACGGAACGGCAAAGACCGTCGACTTTTCGGGGTGGCTGGACGGCCCAATCTTCGAGCCGCTCCGCGAGCCGACGTATTTCCGCGGCTTCTTCGTCGATGGTGGAACGGTCGCCTGGCCCAACGGCGCCGATATCGCGCCGGAGACGCTGTACGAAGCGGCGGATTGCCGGGCGGCTGCCTGATCGAGGCGCTGGTTCGGCGGACGATCGGAGCGTGCGATCTCTCCCCGGCATCCCATTACACTCTGCAACCCTACGCCCCGCTAGCGGTTCCTCAGCGGAGGCGAAGTATGACGACTACAGCAACGAAACTACGCGCCAACATCTATCGCATCTTGGACGAGGTCCACGAGACCGGACGGCCAGTCGAGATCGAGCACCGCGGCAAGCGGCTCAGGATCGTGCTGGCGCAACCCTGCAGCAAGCTCGC
Above is a window of Candidatus Avedoeria danica DNA encoding:
- a CDS encoding DUF2442 domain-containing protein; protein product: MDYLPLVIGAEYRSEYRIHIWFSDGTAKTVDFSGWLDGPIFEPLREPTYFRGFFVDGGTVAWPNGADIAPETLYEAADCRAAA
- a CDS encoding type II toxin-antitoxin system Phd/YefM family antitoxin, coding for MTTTATKLRANIYRILDEVHETGRPVEIEHRGKRLRIVLAQPCSKLANLEPHPDCIVGDPEDLVHIDWSEYWHVEDQEPE